Sequence from the Ornithinimicrobium humiphilum genome:
TCGGCCGCGCTCCCTCGTGCGACCTCGTCGTGCACGACGAGGCCCTCTCCCGGGCCCACGTGCAGGTCCGGCACGAGCGGTCCGGCGTGGTCGTGGAGGACCTCGGGTCGACCAACGGGCTGCGGTGGGAGTGTCCGGACGCTCACCCGCCGGAGGACCACGACAGCAAGGACCAGCAGGACGAGGTCGGACCGGCGGTCTCGACGGCCCCCTGGCCACCCGGTGCCACCCTGGAGGTCGGGTCGAGCCGGCTCGTGCTCGTGCTGGAGCCGCTTCCACCCGTCTCCGGCCACGAGGAGGAGGGGCGGCTCGTCGTCACTCCCTGGCCGCGGCCGAGGGTGCCGGTCGAGGAGCGTCGTCTGGCCTCACCCGCACCACCGGTCCCCCGCGAGGTGCCTCGCCCGTCGGTCTGGGCGTGGACGCTGCCGCTGGTGGCCGCCGGCCTGCTCGCGGCGGTGCTGCGGACCCCGACGATGCTGCTGTTCGGCCTGATGGCCCCGGCCATGCTCCTGGGGCACCACCTGGGCGAGCGGCGCTCGGCGCGCCTCGACCACCGGACGGCGACGGACCGGCACCGGCGGGCGCTCGCCGACGTCCGGGCGGCGGCCGAGCAGGCCCGCCGCGACGAGCTCGTCCGTCTGCGGAGCGCCCACCCCGGACTGCTCGGCCCCGTCAGCGCCCTGCTCCCCCGCCCGACCGCGGGGTTGTGGTCGGACGCCGGCGGACCTCCGGTGACGGTGCTGGGCGAGGCGACCGCCCTGTCGCAGGTGAGCCTCGACGCGACGCCCCTGCGGCACCCCACGGCACCGCTCCCGCTCGACCTGTCCACGCCCCTCGCGGTCGTCGGCCCCCGCCCGCTGCGGGACGCCCTCGCCCGCAGCCTGCTGCTGCAGGTCGCCTGCCGCCTCCCACCCTCCGAGCTGTCCATCACGGTCGACCCCGACGCGACCCCCACCGACAGCTGGGACCTGCTGGCCTGGCTGCCGCACACCCGGCCGTCGACCGCCGACGTCACGGGGACGACCATCGCCTGGCAGCGACCGGACGGGCTGCTCCTGCTCGACGACGTGACCGAGGCCCCGGCCGGGACCACCCAGGTCCTCCTGGGGGATGCCCGGACGGCCGTCCTGCGCCGCCCCGGTCGGGACGACGTCCGGTTCCGCCCCACCCTGCTGGGACTCCCTCTCGCGCGCCGCCTGGCCCGCACGCTCGCGGGTCTGACCGACCGTGCCCAAGGACCGGCAGCAGCGCCCTCCGGCGCGTCCCGTCTCGGTGACCTCCTCCCCTGGCCCACGACACCGGAGGACGTCCGACGCGCCTGGGCGTCCCCGTCCCGCTCGCTCGCGGTCCCGCTCGGGACGGACGAGCACGGCACGCCCTTCCTCGTCGATCTCGCCCGCGACGGCCCGCACGCCCTGGTCGCCGGGACGACGGGCTCCGGCAAGTCCGAGCTGCTGCGCACCCTGGTCACGGGCCTGGCCCTGCGGCTACCGCCCTCGGAACTCTCCCTGCTCCTCCTCGACTACAAGGGTGGTTCCTCGCTCGGCGAGTGCGCCGCGCTGCCGCACACCACCGGGCTCGTCACCGACCTCGACCCCCACCTGGCCGAACGCGTGCTCGTGTCCCTGCGTGCGGAGCTCCACCGCCGCGAGGCCGTGCTCGCGCGGGTCGGCGCACGGGACGTGCGCGACCACGCCGGGCCGGACCTGCCCCGCCTGCTCGTCGTCATCGACGAGTTCCGGGTGCTCGCCGAGGAGCTGCCGGACTTCCTCGGCGGGCTGGTCAGGCTGGCGGCCGTCGGACGCAGCCTCGGCGTCCACCTCGTGCTCGCCACCCAGCGCCCGGCCGGCGTCGTCTCGGCCGACCTGCGGGCCAACGTCAACCTGCGGATCGCGCTGCGGGTGCGGGACACGGCGGACAGCCTCGACGTCGTGGAGGTGCCCGACGCCGCCGCCCTCCCCGAGCACAGCCCCGGCCTGGCGCTGCTGCGCACCGGCTCCGGGGCGCCACGGCAGGTCCGTGTCGCCCGGGTCGGGCCGGGTGCGCCACCCACCCGGGCGGAGTGGGAGGTCGACGAGGTCGACGGGGTATGGAGCGGCTGGCGGGCGCTGCACCGTCCCCCGGCGGCGGACGTGGCCGAGGACGGTCTGGGCGAGCTGCCTCGACTTCTGGCCGACGCCGCCGCGGGCGAGGGGCTCGCCGCCCGGCCCGTCTGGCAGGCACCGCTGCCGGATGTGATCCCGTTGGACACCCCGGGCGTCTGGGCGGTCGCCGACCGGCCCGACCAGCAGGGGCGTGAAGAGCTCCGCTGGGACGCCCGCTCGCACCTCGGGGTGGTCGGGGCCGCCCGCAGCGGCCGGACGACCGCCGTGCGCGCCCTGCTGTCCGCGGCCGGACCGGTGTGGCTCTTCGTCCTCGACCCCGCCCGCGGCCTGGAAGGGACCGAGGTCGCGCGCCACCCGGGGCTGCGGGGCTGGGTGGGGCCGTCCGACCCGGCGCACGCCGTGCGGGTGCTCGAGGTCGTCGACGACCTGGTCAGCGCGCGCCTGACCGCCGGCCCGGACCCGGACCGCGCACCGGTGGTGCTCGTGGTCGACGGCTGGGACCGCTTCCTGGACGCCTACGGCGAGCTCCGTCACGGGCGGGCTCGCGAGCTCGCCCTGCGGGTGCTGAGGGACGGGGCCGCCGCCGGGGTCGTGGTCCTCCTCACGGGTGACCGGTCCCTGCTCCTCGGCGCCGTGGCCGCAGGCCTCCCCGAGACCTGGGCGCTGGCCCTCCACCAGCCCGACGACCTCGCGCTGGCCGGGCTGCGCTCCTCCCAGATCCCCCGGCACCAGCCG
This genomic interval carries:
- a CDS encoding FtsK/SpoIIIE domain-containing protein, yielding MRVHVTAPGRGRPRHLVVTAPAHATTGELHAVLGAEEAPADPSAPLRHGYAVPGPMAGEPASAVRLVVSAGPDAGASVSLPAGRAVTVGRAPSCDLVVHDEALSRAHVQVRHERSGVVVEDLGSTNGLRWECPDAHPPEDHDSKDQQDEVGPAVSTAPWPPGATLEVGSSRLVLVLEPLPPVSGHEEEGRLVVTPWPRPRVPVEERRLASPAPPVPREVPRPSVWAWTLPLVAAGLLAAVLRTPTMLLFGLMAPAMLLGHHLGERRSARLDHRTATDRHRRALADVRAAAEQARRDELVRLRSAHPGLLGPVSALLPRPTAGLWSDAGGPPVTVLGEATALSQVSLDATPLRHPTAPLPLDLSTPLAVVGPRPLRDALARSLLLQVACRLPPSELSITVDPDATPTDSWDLLAWLPHTRPSTADVTGTTIAWQRPDGLLLLDDVTEAPAGTTQVLLGDARTAVLRRPGRDDVRFRPTLLGLPLARRLARTLAGLTDRAQGPAAAPSGASRLGDLLPWPTTPEDVRRAWASPSRSLAVPLGTDEHGTPFLVDLARDGPHALVAGTTGSGKSELLRTLVTGLALRLPPSELSLLLLDYKGGSSLGECAALPHTTGLVTDLDPHLAERVLVSLRAELHRREAVLARVGARDVRDHAGPDLPRLLVVIDEFRVLAEELPDFLGGLVRLAAVGRSLGVHLVLATQRPAGVVSADLRANVNLRIALRVRDTADSLDVVEVPDAAALPEHSPGLALLRTGSGAPRQVRVARVGPGAPPTRAEWEVDEVDGVWSGWRALHRPPAADVAEDGLGELPRLLADAAAGEGLAARPVWQAPLPDVIPLDTPGVWAVADRPDQQGREELRWDARSHLGVVGAARSGRTTAVRALLSAAGPVWLFVLDPARGLEGTEVARHPGLRGWVGPSDPAHAVRVLEVVDDLVSARLTAGPDPDRAPVVLVVDGWDRFLDAYGELRHGRARELALRVLRDGAAAGVVVLLTGDRSLLLGAVAAGLPETWALALHQPDDLALAGLRSSQIPRHQPPGRAVRLRDGLLAQVVLPAGDGPQPGPPPGTAPPRVVSLPASRPSDVPPGTWALGGDEAEPLPAPRPPLLVAGPPGSGVSTALASLARLLPGPGLRIDATSLGAPDDLARRLEDHDGPVVVDDAHLLAGSPVEDAVLAWAARASGPLLVGVELEAAGSAFRGLVPLVGRHRRGLVLSPSTPTHGGVLGVRLPVGDRPVPGRGVLVEAGRCTRVQVLPLSPPASESTAPSPGGP